A single region of the Zootoca vivipara chromosome 2, rZooViv1.1, whole genome shotgun sequence genome encodes:
- the LOC118079887 gene encoding cytochrome b-245 chaperone 1: protein MYMLVEDHSNSVLHLTRSPGIRSWSLLVGISSVGLAAAYYSEDSLGWKLFYLAGCLFVAVQNLEEWEEAIFQKNSGKVFLKTFNLYKKLLTLSRAGHEQVVVPLNEIRAVNVEEEKVRYFGKGYLVVLRFVTGFSHPLTQSAVMGCRSDVEAVAKLITGFLELNKVPPNKYIPPNKYIENSSETDVSDEEVSFPEIYGSSCLEGPDEPDF from the exons ATGTATATGTTGGTTGAAGACCACTCAAACTCTGTTCTTCATTTGACGAGATCACCTGGTATCAGATCTTGGTCTCTCCTTGTAG GGATCTCCTCTGTAGGTCTGGCTGCTGCTTACTATAGTGAAG ACAGCTTGGGATGGAAACTCTTTTATCTTGCTGGCTGTCTCTTCGTAGCTGTGCAAAATCTGGAGGAGTGGGAG GAAGCTATATTTCAAAAGAATTCGGGAAAAGTTTTCCTAAAGACATTCAACCTTTACAAGAAGCTGCTGACCCTGTCAAGGGCAGGTCACGAACAAG TGGTGGTTCCATTGAATGAAATTCGGGCTGTGAATGTGGAAGAGGAGAAAGTACGCTACTTTGGGAAGGGCTACCTAGTTGTCCTGAGATTTGTCACTGGGTTTTCACACCCTTTGACACAGAGTGCAGTGATGGGCTGCAGAAG TGATGTAGAAGCTGTGGCCAAGCTCATTACTGGCTTTCTGGAGCTGAACAAAGTTCCACCAAACAAGTATATTCCACCAAACAAGTATATTGAGAACAGCAGTGAAACAGATGTCAGTGATGAAGAGGTATC